A stretch of the Lactuca sativa cultivar Salinas chromosome 9, Lsat_Salinas_v11, whole genome shotgun sequence genome encodes the following:
- the LOC111917118 gene encoding uncharacterized protein LOC111917118, translating to MPKYAKFLKELLTNRKKMEEASKVILNMNCSAGMLNKLPKKMGDPGSLTIPCQFGNLATSYALADSGASVNLMPYSFFKKINLPNPRPIQMEIHLANKTVTFPRGISEDLLVKVDKFVFPTDYIMLDMEEDHQVPIILGRPFLNTVGAIVDIRDSKLTLRVGEDSIIFGMDQAMKHLKFSDDTTFLVDTLEEWKEEETSKHNLTLEDDFDAERDLKELERLLKELEYEEQIKIAEQETR from the coding sequence ATGCCAAAATATGCTAAGTTCCTAAAAGAACTTCTCACAAATAGAAAGAAGATGGAGGAAGCATCCAAGGTGATCCTAAATATGAACTGTTCAGCCGGAATGTTAAACAAACTGCCAAAGAAAATGGGTGATCCGGGTAGCCTAACCATTCCTTGCCAATTCGGGAATTTAGCCACTAGCTATGCATTAGCCGATTCGGGGGCAAGTGTGAACCTCAtgccatactctttctttaaaaaGATAAACCTTCCGAATCCGAGACCAATCCAAATGGAAATCCACTTAGCGAACAAGACGGTGACATTCCCAAGAGGTATATCTGAAGATTTATTGGTAAAAGTCGATAAGTTTGTCTTCCCGACAGATTACATTATGCTAGATATGGAGGAGGATCATCAAGTACCAATAATCCTCGGAAGACCATTTTTGAATACCGTGGGTGCCATAGTCGACATACGAGACTCAAAGCTTACCCTTAGGGTGGGGGAAGACTCGATTATTTTTGGAATGGATCAAGCCATGAAACATTTGAAGTTTAGTGATGATACGACTTTTTTAGTGGATACCTTGGAAGAATGGAAAGAAGAAGAAACAAGTAAACATAATTTGACTCTAGAAGATGATTTTGATGCTGAGAGAGATTTGAAGGAGCTAGAAAGACTTCTCAAAGAATTAGAATATGAAGAACAAATAAAAATTGCTGAAcaggaaactcgatga